A window of Silurus meridionalis isolate SWU-2019-XX chromosome 4, ASM1480568v1, whole genome shotgun sequence contains these coding sequences:
- the tecrl2a gene encoding very-long-chain enoyl-CoA reductase isoform X1, protein MKQVEILDDKTKEQLCFLDKVEYHSTIGDIKGLFHKVYPHWYPARQSLRLHLKSEELRDDELLHSLPAGVTVTLYFRDLGPRFGWTMVFLSEYVGPLLIYLLFYFRLPYIYTHTHSLTAPSPHPAVSLACVCHSLHYIKRLMETVFLHHFTHGTLPVVVIIRNCVYYWGFAAWLAYHINHPLYTPPCKFSHSSQALLSSKPRISPRFNVTSSWCSFPAYGRLQVGCALVMFTLCEMGNFSIHWSLNTSGGDGAKYRSYPHPSKTPSLGSSSLFPAPTILMRSGCG, encoded by the exons ATGAAACAG GTGGAGATTTTAGATGATAAAACCAAAGAGCAGCTGTGTTTTCTGGACAAG gTTGAGTATCACTCTACTATTGGTGATATAAAGGGACTTTTCCACAAAGTGT ATCCGCATTGGTATCCAGCGAGACAGTCTCTCAGACTCCACCTCA AATCAGAAGAACTCCGAGACGATGAGTTGTTACACAGTTTACCAGCCGGTGTGACGGTCACGCTGTACTTCCGAGACCTGGGCCCTCGCTTCGGCTGGACCATG GTTTTTCTGTCGGAGTATGTAGGACCACTCCTGATTTACCTGCTCTTCTATTTCCGTCTTCCCTACatctacactcatacacactcccTCACTGCTCCCAGCCCCCATCCTGCGGTCAG tctgGCATGTGTGTGTCATTCTCTCCATTACATAAAGAGGTTGATGGAGACAGTATTTCTGCATCACTTCACCCACGGCACTTTACCTGTTGTGGTCATCATAAGA aactgtgtgtattactgggGTTTTGCCGCATGGTTGGCGTATCACATTAATCACCCTCTGTACACTCCACCATGTAAGTTCTCACACAGCAGCCAAGCTTTGCTTTCCTCAAAACCTCGTATTTCTCCCCGTTTCAACGTCACATCTTCTTGGTGTTCGTTTCCAGCATATGGACGACTGCAGGTCGGCTGTGCACTTGTCATGTTCACG CTGTGTGAGATGGGAAATTTCTCCATCCACTGGTCACTAAACACCTCTGGAGGAGATGG GGCGAAATATCGAAGTTATCCTCATCCCTCAAAAACCCCTTCACTTGGCTCTTCTTCTTTGTTTCCTGCCCCAACTATACTTATGAG GTCGGGGTGTGGGTGA
- the tecrl2a gene encoding very-long-chain enoyl-CoA reductase isoform X2, translated as MKQVEYHSTIGDIKGLFHKVYPHWYPARQSLRLHLKSEELRDDELLHSLPAGVTVTLYFRDLGPRFGWTMVFLSEYVGPLLIYLLFYFRLPYIYTHTHSLTAPSPHPAVSLACVCHSLHYIKRLMETVFLHHFTHGTLPVVVIIRNCVYYWGFAAWLAYHINHPLYTPPCKFSHSSQALLSSKPRISPRFNVTSSWCSFPAYGRLQVGCALVMFTLCEMGNFSIHWSLNTSGGDGAKYRSYPHPSKTPSLGSSSLFPAPTILMRSGCG; from the exons ATGAAACAG gTTGAGTATCACTCTACTATTGGTGATATAAAGGGACTTTTCCACAAAGTGT ATCCGCATTGGTATCCAGCGAGACAGTCTCTCAGACTCCACCTCA AATCAGAAGAACTCCGAGACGATGAGTTGTTACACAGTTTACCAGCCGGTGTGACGGTCACGCTGTACTTCCGAGACCTGGGCCCTCGCTTCGGCTGGACCATG GTTTTTCTGTCGGAGTATGTAGGACCACTCCTGATTTACCTGCTCTTCTATTTCCGTCTTCCCTACatctacactcatacacactcccTCACTGCTCCCAGCCCCCATCCTGCGGTCAG tctgGCATGTGTGTGTCATTCTCTCCATTACATAAAGAGGTTGATGGAGACAGTATTTCTGCATCACTTCACCCACGGCACTTTACCTGTTGTGGTCATCATAAGA aactgtgtgtattactgggGTTTTGCCGCATGGTTGGCGTATCACATTAATCACCCTCTGTACACTCCACCATGTAAGTTCTCACACAGCAGCCAAGCTTTGCTTTCCTCAAAACCTCGTATTTCTCCCCGTTTCAACGTCACATCTTCTTGGTGTTCGTTTCCAGCATATGGACGACTGCAGGTCGGCTGTGCACTTGTCATGTTCACG CTGTGTGAGATGGGAAATTTCTCCATCCACTGGTCACTAAACACCTCTGGAGGAGATGG GGCGAAATATCGAAGTTATCCTCATCCCTCAAAAACCCCTTCACTTGGCTCTTCTTCTTTGTTTCCTGCCCCAACTATACTTATGAG GTCGGGGTGTGGGTGA
- the tecrl2a gene encoding very-long-chain enoyl-CoA reductase isoform X3: MKQVEILDDKTKEQLCFLDKVEYHSTIGDIKGLFHKVYPHWYPARQSLRLHLKSEELRDDELLHSLPAGVTVTLYFRDLGPRFGWTMVFLSEYVGPLLIYLLFYFRLPYIYTHTHSLTAPSPHPAVSLACVCHSLHYIKRLMETVFLHHFTHGTLPVVVIIRNCVYYWGFAAWLAYHINHPLYTPPSYGRLQVGCALVMFTLCEMGNFSIHWSLNTSGGDGGEISKLSSSLKNPFTWLFFFVSCPNYTYEVGVWVSFSIMTQCVPVAVFTLVGFVQMTIWAKCKHKTYTREFKDYPALRMSILPFIL; the protein is encoded by the exons ATGAAACAG GTGGAGATTTTAGATGATAAAACCAAAGAGCAGCTGTGTTTTCTGGACAAG gTTGAGTATCACTCTACTATTGGTGATATAAAGGGACTTTTCCACAAAGTGT ATCCGCATTGGTATCCAGCGAGACAGTCTCTCAGACTCCACCTCA AATCAGAAGAACTCCGAGACGATGAGTTGTTACACAGTTTACCAGCCGGTGTGACGGTCACGCTGTACTTCCGAGACCTGGGCCCTCGCTTCGGCTGGACCATG GTTTTTCTGTCGGAGTATGTAGGACCACTCCTGATTTACCTGCTCTTCTATTTCCGTCTTCCCTACatctacactcatacacactcccTCACTGCTCCCAGCCCCCATCCTGCGGTCAG tctgGCATGTGTGTGTCATTCTCTCCATTACATAAAGAGGTTGATGGAGACAGTATTTCTGCATCACTTCACCCACGGCACTTTACCTGTTGTGGTCATCATAAGA aactgtgtgtattactgggGTTTTGCCGCATGGTTGGCGTATCACATTAATCACCCTCTGTACACTCCACCAT CATATGGACGACTGCAGGTCGGCTGTGCACTTGTCATGTTCACG CTGTGTGAGATGGGAAATTTCTCCATCCACTGGTCACTAAACACCTCTGGAGGAGATG GAGGCGAAATATCGAAGTTATCCTCATCCCTCAAAAACCCCTTCACTTGGCTCTTCTTCTTTGTTTCCTGCCCCAACTATACTTATGAG GTCGGGGTGTGGGTGAGTTTCTCCATCATGACCCAGTGTGTTCCAG TCGCTGTCTTCACCCTGGTCGGTTTTGTTCAGATGACGATATGGGCGAAGTGCAAGCATAAAACTTACACCAGGGAATTTAAGGACTATCCTGCTCTCCGTATGTCCATCCTCCCATTTATCCTGTAG